The Streptococcus oralis DNA window TAAGCATAGGTAGGTCATTACAAAAGAAACGAGACATCGATATGTTAAATGAATTTCCAATTTTTGATTACGAAGATATTCAGTTGATCCCAAATAAATGTGTCATTAAAAGCCGTGCAGAAGCAGACACAAGTGTCACACTTGGAAATCACACTTTCAAACTACCTGTTGTGCCAGCAAATATGCAGACGATTTTGGATGAGAACGTAGCAGAGCAGCTTGCTAAAGGTGGATACTTCTATATTATGCATCGTTTTGATGAGGCTGGACGTATTCCTTTTATCAAGCGCATGCACGATCAAGGGCTCATTGCTTCTATTTCCGTCGGTGTCAAGGATTACGAGTATGATTTTGTTAGCCAACTCAAGGCTGATGCTCCTGAGTATATCACGATTGACATTGCTCATGGTCATGCGGATAGCGTGATTTCTATGATCCAACACATCAAGAAAGAATTACCAAATACTTTTGTCATTGCTGGCAACGTAGGAACACCAGAAGCTGTTCGTGAATTGGAAAATGCCGGTGCGGATGCAACAAAGGTTGGAATCGGTCCTGGTAAGGTTTGTATCACCAAGGTCAAGACAGGTTTTGGTACAGGTGGCTGGCAGTTGGCAGCACTTCGCTGGTGTGCTAAAGCAGCACGCAAACCGATTATCGCTGATGGAGGGATTCGTACACACGGTGACATTGCCAAGTCTATCCGTTTCGGTGCTAGCATGGTCATGATTGGTTCCCTTTTTGCAGGACACATCGAAAGCCCA harbors:
- a CDS encoding GMP reductase, which translates into the protein MLNEFPIFDYEDIQLIPNKCVIKSRAEADTSVTLGNHTFKLPVVPANMQTILDENVAEQLAKGGYFYIMHRFDEAGRIPFIKRMHDQGLIASISVGVKDYEYDFVSQLKADAPEYITIDIAHGHADSVISMIQHIKKELPNTFVIAGNVGTPEAVRELENAGADATKVGIGPGKVCITKVKTGFGTGGWQLAALRWCAKAARKPIIADGGIRTHGDIAKSIRFGASMVMIGSLFAGHIESPGKTIEVDGEQFKEYYGSASQYQKGAYKNVEGKRILLPAKGHLQDTLTEMEQDLQSAISYAGGRKVADLKHVDYVIVKNSIWNGDASH